Genomic segment of Paenibacillus polymyxa:
GATCTAACATTTTCGATCCACGTAGCAGAGCCGACTTCCTTCAAATGGGCACTACGGATTCCTGGGTGGTGCAAGCAGGCAGAGGTAAAGGTGAATGGGGAAACCATATCATTAGACCGTCTGGAAAAAGGCTATATCGAGATTCAGCGTACTTGGAAGGACGGAGATGTGGTAACTCTGCATTTGGCTATGCCGGTTGAGCGCATTCGGAGCAATCCGCTGGTCTCCATGAACCAGCAGCAAATTGCTCTCCAACGCGGACCAGTCGTGTTTTGCCTGGAAGAAGTGGATAATGGAGCGAATTTGGCAGGATTAAGATTGACGAAGGATAGCCTCATTACGGAAGAATTCAGCGAAAACCTGCTGGGTGGCATTGTAAAGCTGACCATAGAGGGATACCGGGTAAAAAATTCGAATGCATTATATAGCTCGGAGCCTCCTGAATTTGTTCCTCAACAAATTACCGCCATTCCTTACTACGCCTGGTGCAATCGGGCTAAAGGGGAAATGCGTGTATGGGTTTATGAATCATAATTCATTCGCATGGGGAGAGGAAAGATCATGAGTACGAGAATTGTGAGTACGGAACCACCGGAAAAGACAGCCAGTACCGTTCCTTTTCATCGTAAAATCAGCTATTCATTAACGGATACAGCAGGCAATCTACTATACTGTGTTATTTCCAGTTATCTATTATATTTTTATACAGATGTATTCGGACTTTCTATCGGGATTGCCGGGACATTACTATTTATCACCCGTTTTATCGATGCCATTGATGCCCCGATTTGGGGCATCCTGATTGACCGAACCAAGTCAAAATACGGCCAGAGCAGACCCTATTTTCTATGGTTAGCGATCCCGTTCGCTGTGTTTATGGTCCTTACGTTTACGACACCCAATTGGAGTGAGTCGGGTAAAATTGCATATGCCGCCATTACGTATATTATAGCCGGCATCCTGTACACAGGGATCAGTACGCCGATTACGTCTATTCTGCCTAATCTGAGCACCAATTCTAACGAACGCGTAGTCTTGAACTCCTTCCGTATGGTCGGGGGGAACGTAGGTTTCTTCATTGCCACGACGTTTACATTACCTTTGGTCGCTTTCTTTGGACAGGGGAATGATCAAAAAGGATTTTCCTTAACGCTCGTTTTATTTGGAATCATGGCGATTATTATGTTTTTCATAGCGTTTGCCGATTTGCGAGAAAATGCAGCAGTGAAAACGAAATCTGTTCCCATTGCTAAAAGCTTTACAGCCATCAAACGAAACTGGCCCTGGATGCTCGTTGTAGCTGCCAACTTGTGTTACTGGATCGGCTTGAATATTCGTTCAGCAACGCTAATCTTTTATCTGCAATACAATCTGGACAGTAAGGACTTAGTACCTTTAATCAATGGACTTACCTCCTTGCAGTTGATCTCGATGGTTCTGATTCCGTTTTTCGCCAGAAAATTAAGTAAAAATGCGATTATGATTATCGGATTGATATTAGCTGCGCTGGGGCAAGTCGTGATTTTAATGGGCAGTACAGACTTAACCCTCATTATTATCGGCTGGATTATTGGTGCGTTAGGATCAGGCTTTGCATGTTCTATGCCGTTTGCGATGTTGTCAGATACAGTCGATTATGGGGAATGGAAAAATGGTATTCGGGCAAGTGGTTTCCTGACCTCGATTGGAAGCGCATTCTGTATTAAAGCGGGTAGCGGAATCGGCGGATTATTGCCAGCATGGATCATGGGCAGCACCGGTTATATCGCTGGGCAAGTTCAAACTCCTACGGCGTTGTCTGGCATTCAGTTTAGCTTTATCTGGCTGCCATTTATCGTCTTCTTGATCGGAATCATTCCTATGTTTTTTTATAAAAAATTCGAAAAGAATGAAGCTTCTATTCAACAAGATTTAATTGCGAGAAGATCATAGACATTCTCTTAACAATGTTTTTATGACATATTAAAACATTATAATGCTGCTCCAAAACCTGTTCACTGAGCTGAGCAGGTTTTTCTGTTATTTTCTATTCAAATGTGAGCAAGACCATTGACAGGATTTTCTTTTGGAGTAATACTTCTATGTAGAGAAAAGTGTACAGAATCAAGAACTAGACACATCTAGCCTTGCAACTTTATACATTTTTTCGCCATGAAGGCTCTTCTGTTGAAGGGTTTTTTTCAATTTGAGAAAAAGAATGTGATGATATGAGTCAACTGAGTGTAAGGATGAGAACACATGGCTTTCTGAATAAGCATTTTTCAGGAGAGTCTATTGATTATCGACAGATTATCGCGCTGTTTATCCCGCTTCTGATTGATCAGGCTTTTATCGTGGGTCTTAATTTGGTGAACACGGCAATGATTAGCTCGTCGGGAATGGCGGCAGTCAGTGCTGTAAATATGATTGATTCTTTGAATATTTTTCTGATTAATGTGTTTGTTGCAGTGTCTACCGGGGGAACGGTTGTCGTGGCACAGTATAAGGGGAGCGGTAACGACCTCATGGTCTCTAAAGCCGCATCCGGCACCATTTCCTCCGTTTCCTTGTTGGCCTTATGTATCAGTTTGTTTATGATCGTGTTGTACAATCCGATTTTAAGTGTTCTGTTTGGTTCCGCCTCGCCTGATGTATTAGCTAACGGTAAGGTATATCTGCTGGGAAGCTGCATGTCTTTTGTAGGGATTGCAATCGTTGAGGCAGTGTGTGGGGCGCTGAGGGGAATTGGGAAGACGAGGGCATCGCTGGCTCTTTCGCTCATCATGAACCTCTCGTACGTGCTCCTCAATGTGGTATTCATTAATGTATTAGATATGGGTGTGCTGGGCATGACGATTGCCGTCAATGTGTCCAGATATGCAGGGGCAGTGTGCGCATTGATCTATTTGGTCAGAGTAGATGACGACTTGCGTGTTCAGCTTAGAGATATGCTTTATTTTAATCTGGCTATGCTTAAAAAGATTCTGTTTATCGGGCTTCCCTTTGCAGCGGAACAGATGTTTTTCAATGGGGGCAAAATTTTAACCCAAATTTTCATTGTGAGTCTGGGGACGAATGCGTTGGCGACGAATGCCATTTGCTCATCCCTAGCTAACGTGTTCCAAATCCCTGCGAATGCTTTGGCTCTTACGATTGTTACCGTGGTCGGTCAATGTATGGGACGTCGAAATGTCGAGGATGCCCGGAAGTTTACCAAATCGTTTATTTGGCTGTCGTCTTATTCGTTTATTGTAATGGGGCTCATACTGATGCCTTTGTTTGAGCCGATGGTGGGGCTGTTTCATCCGCCTGCTGAAATCGTAGATGACATTTTTGTTGTCATACTGATTAATACGTTGGCCCAGATTCCGCTCTGGTCCATTGCCTTTATTACACCCTCTGCACTAAGGGCAGCAGGTGATTCAAAATTTACGTCCCTCACCTCAATGCTGTCCATGTGGTTGTGCCGGGTGGTGCTCGGGTATATTTTGGGCATTGTGTTCAACCTGGGGATTGTTGGTGTCTGGCTGGCCATGGATATTGAATGGGGCGTGCGGGGACTCGTTTTCCTTTGGCGCTTCCGCGGTAACAAATGGGTCCAGCATCGTTTAATCGACTGAATAGGTCCACTACCATAAAATTGACTTCTGGATGAAGGCATTTTACGGCAGTGGATTTTTTTCTATTCCTATACTTCGTTCAGATCTCTTACCCTATCCTGATCCCTATATTGCCTAACTGCGCTCCCTGCCGCATACGGTGGAAGGCTTGTGCTGTGTCTTGTAGAGGAAATACGCTATCTATAATCGGATGGAGTGCATGGCGCTCCATGAACTGAAGCATAGCTGCGAATTCCTCGCCACTGCCCATAGAGGTGCCGATGATGCTGATTTGAGGGAAAAATATAGACCGCAGCGGAATCTCTATTCGGTCTCCTGAGCTTGCGCCAAATGTAACAATCCGACCGTTCGGCTTGAGGATATCAAAATATTTATCGAACGTAGCAGGACCGATACTGTCAAGGACCAGATCCACGGTGTCTCCGTTCATACTTTCTTTCCATTCGCTATGGCTGTCGAATGCATGATTAGCGCCATGAGCGAGGGCAGCCTGCCTTTTTGCTTCGTTGCGTGACGTGGCGGTGACCCGTGCGCCTGCTGCTAAAGCCATAAGCATGGCATACGTGGCTACACCACCGCCAATACCGGGAATGAGGACGTGCTCACCCTCCTGCAATTGGCCTCTTGTGAAGAGCGCGCGATAAGCGGTCAAAGCAGACAAAGGCAGCACCCCTGCTTCTTCCCATGAAAGGTATGCTGGCTTGCTGACCGCATTTTGGACGGGGATGATAACCGATTCAGCGAATGTCCCGTCTGAAGGTCCGCCCAGAATGGCTGGAACCAAGGGAACATGATGCGTATTCTCCCATCCGATACATGGATTGATAATGACATCAGTACCTACTAGCGAGGTTGGGACACCATCACCCACAGCCTCGATCACGCCTGCTCCATCCGACCCCAGAATGAGTGGAGCATCGTGGGCTGTTCGATCCGCCATGAGGAACAGATCCCGATGGTTTAAGCCTGC
This window contains:
- a CDS encoding MFS transporter, producing MSTRIVSTEPPEKTASTVPFHRKISYSLTDTAGNLLYCVISSYLLYFYTDVFGLSIGIAGTLLFITRFIDAIDAPIWGILIDRTKSKYGQSRPYFLWLAIPFAVFMVLTFTTPNWSESGKIAYAAITYIIAGILYTGISTPITSILPNLSTNSNERVVLNSFRMVGGNVGFFIATTFTLPLVAFFGQGNDQKGFSLTLVLFGIMAIIMFFIAFADLRENAAVKTKSVPIAKSFTAIKRNWPWMLVVAANLCYWIGLNIRSATLIFYLQYNLDSKDLVPLINGLTSLQLISMVLIPFFARKLSKNAIMIIGLILAALGQVVILMGSTDLTLIIIGWIIGALGSGFACSMPFAMLSDTVDYGEWKNGIRASGFLTSIGSAFCIKAGSGIGGLLPAWIMGSTGYIAGQVQTPTALSGIQFSFIWLPFIVFLIGIIPMFFYKKFEKNEASIQQDLIARRS
- a CDS encoding MATE family efflux transporter codes for the protein MSQLSVRMRTHGFLNKHFSGESIDYRQIIALFIPLLIDQAFIVGLNLVNTAMISSSGMAAVSAVNMIDSLNIFLINVFVAVSTGGTVVVAQYKGSGNDLMVSKAASGTISSVSLLALCISLFMIVLYNPILSVLFGSASPDVLANGKVYLLGSCMSFVGIAIVEAVCGALRGIGKTRASLALSLIMNLSYVLLNVVFINVLDMGVLGMTIAVNVSRYAGAVCALIYLVRVDDDLRVQLRDMLYFNLAMLKKILFIGLPFAAEQMFFNGGKILTQIFIVSLGTNALATNAICSSLANVFQIPANALALTIVTVVGQCMGRRNVEDARKFTKSFIWLSSYSFIVMGLILMPLFEPMVGLFHPPAEIVDDIFVVILINTLAQIPLWSIAFITPSALRAAGDSKFTSLTSMLSMWLCRVVLGYILGIVFNLGIVGVWLAMDIEWGVRGLVFLWRFRGNKWVQHRLID
- a CDS encoding zinc-binding dehydrogenase, yielding MKAVIHASKSGPEGLMYTDITDRQPWHNEVKVRLKAAGLNHRDLFLMADRTAHDAPLILGSDGAGVIEAVGDGVPTSLVGTDVIINPCIGWENTHHVPLVPAILGGPSDGTFAESVIIPVQNAVSKPAYLSWEEAGVLPLSALTAYRALFTRGQLQEGEHVLIPGIGGGVATYAMLMALAAGARVTATSRNEAKRQAALAHGANHAFDSHSEWKESMNGDTVDLVLDSIGPATFDKYFDILKPNGRIVTFGASSGDRIEIPLRSIFFPQISIIGTSMGSGEEFAAMLQFMERHALHPIIDSVFPLQDTAQAFHRMRQGAQLGNIGIRIG